TCACCGCCTCCCACAACCCGGCCCAGTACAACGGCATCAAGCTGTGCCGCGCGGGCGCCGCACCCGTGGGACAGGACACCGGCCTCGCCACCATCCGCGAGCTGGCGGAGAAGTGGTCGGACGAGGGTGCCCCGGAGATCCCCGCCGGCACCGTCGCGGGCACCATCACCGAGCAGGACACCCTCACCGGGTACGCCGAGCACCTCAAGTCCCTGGTGGACCTGCGCGGCATCCGCCCGCTCAAGGTGGTCGTGGACGCGGGCAACGGCATGGGCGGCCACACCGTCCCCACCGTCTTCGAGGGCCTGCCGCTGGAGCTCGTCCCGATGTACTTCGAGCTGGACGGCACCTTCCCCAACCACGAGGCCAACCCCCTCGACCCGAAGAACATCGTGGACCTCCAGGCACGCGTGAAGGCCGAGGGCGCCGACCTGGGCCTCGCCTTCGACGGCGACGCCGACCGCTGCTTCGTCGTGGACGAGCGGGGCGAGGGCGTCTCCCCGTCCGCGATCACCGCCCTGGTCGCCGCCCGTGAGCTCGCCCGCAACGGCGGCAGCGGCGTCGTGATCCACAACCTGATCACCTCCTGGTCCGTCCCGGAGGTCGTCAAGGAGAACGGCGGCACCCCCGTGCGCACCCGGGTCGGCCACTCCTTCATCAAGCAGGAGATGGCCACCTCCGGGGCCATCTTCGGCGGCGAGCACTCGGCGCACTACTACTTCAAGGACTTCTGGAACGCGGACACCGGCATGCTCGCCGCGCTCCACGTCCTGGCCGCCCTCGGCGGCCAGGACGGCACCCTCTCCGAGCTGGTGTCCTCCTACGACCGGTACGTCGGCTCCGGCGAGATCAACTCCACCGTCGCCGACCAGGCCGCCCGCACCGCCGCCGTCAAGGACGTCTACGCCCCCCAGGACGGCGTCAGCGTCGACGAACTCGACGGCCTCACCGTCACCACCGCCGACTGGTGGTTCAACCTGCGCCCCTCCAACACCGAGCCGCTGCTGCGCCTCAACGTCGAGGCCCGCGACCTGGCGACCCTCGCCAAGGTCCGCGACGAAGTCCTCGCCCTGGTCCGCGCCTGAGCCACCCCGTCGTCACCGTCACGGCCGGGCCGCGGGACAAGCGGCCCGGCGGTACGCTGACCTCGCCCAAACCGCATGTTCGAAGGGAAGCGCACCATGCCGCTCGAAGCCGGCCTTCTGGAGATCCTCGCCTGCCCCGCCTGCCACTCGCCCCTGGAGGACAAGTCGGCCGACGCGGACGCACCCGAGCTGATCTGCACCGGCCAGGACTGCGGTCTCGCCTACCCGGTCCGCGACGGCATCCCGGTCCTCCTCGTGGACGAGGCCCGCCGGCCCGCCTGAGCCACCCCCGCGCAGACGCCGAGACCGGTTCCGTCCCCCCGGGTCCGCCCCCGGGGTCCGTCCACCACACAGCCGGAGGCCGCCATGCTCGACGAGTCCATCCTCGACGCACCGGAGGAACTCGCCCTCGCCGACCGCCGTGGCCTCCTGCGCGGCGCCGCCGAAGCCGGGGCCCGCGTCCGCACCGCCGCCCGGCACGCCACCGAAGCCGGCCTCGGCGACCTGCGGCCCGAAGGCCGGCCCCGCGCCGTACTGATCGCCGGCCCCGGCACCGCGGCCACCGGGGTCGCCGACCTGCTCGGCGCCCTCGCCGGAGCCTCCGCCCCCGTCGCCCGCCTGCACCCCACCGGCGTCGCACACGCCGCCGGGGCACTGCGCTGGACGCTGCCCGGCTGGGCCGGCCCCGTCGACCTGCTGCTCATCGCCACCACCGACGGCACCGAGCCCGGCCTCGCCGTCCTCGCCGAGCAGGCGTACCGGCGCGGCTGCACCGTGGTGGCCGTCGCACCCGAGCGGTCACCGCTGAACGAGGCCGTGGACGGCGCCCACGGAGTCCTCGTACCGATGGCCAAGGCCCCGTACCAGGAGTACGACGAGTCGGCCGCCGCCGGCCCCGGAGCGCTGTGGGCCCTGCTCACCCCGCTGCTGGTACTGCTCGACAAGGTCGGCCTCATCGACGCCGCCCCCGGCTCCCTCCAGCTCGTCGCCGACCGGCTCGACCGCACCGCGGAGCGCTGCGGGCCCGCGATCGCCACGTACTCCAACCCGGCCAAGACCCTGGCCACCGAACTCGCCGACTCGCTCCCCCTCATCTGGAGCGAGGGCGCCGCGGCCGGCCCGGCAGGACGCCGCTTCGCCGCCACCCTCGCCGAACTCGCCGGCCGGCCCGCCCTGTCCGCCGAACTCCCCGAAGCGCTGCCCGCCCACGGCGTCCTGCTCGCCGGGGCGTTCGCCGCCGGCGCCGACCCCGACGACTTCTTCCGCGACCGCGTCGAAGAACCCCAGGCCCTGCACGCCCGCGTCGTGCTGCTGCGCGACCGGCCCACCGGCGGCCTCAGCGCCGCACCAGCGGCCCGGGAACTCGCCCTGAGCCACGACACGGCCATCAGCGAACTCGAACCGGAGGCAGGCGGCGAGCTGGAACAGCTCGCCGAACTCCTCGCCGTCACCGACTTCGCCACCGCCTACCTCGCACTGGCCTCCAGGGCACACGGCTGAGGCCCCGCCGGCGCCCGCACAGAACCAGATCCACATCCAGGAAGACGACGATGGACCGCCTCACGAACCCGATCCGCCCCTACGCCTGGGGTTCCACCACCGCGATCCCCGCCCTCCTCGGGGTGGAACCCACCGGTGAGCCCCAGGCCGAGATGTGGATGGGCGCCCACCCCGGCGCCCCCTCCCGCCTCGACCGCGGCGCGGGCGAGACCACCCTCGCGGAGGTCATCGCCGCCGACCCCGAGCGCGAGCTCGGCGCGGCCGCCGTCGCCAAGTTCGGGCCCCACCTGCCCTTCCTGCTCAAGATCCTCGCCGCGGGCGCGCCGCTCTCCCTCCAGGTCCACCCCGACCTCGCCCAGGCCAAGGAGGGCTTCGCGGACGAGGAGCGCCGGGGCATCCCCGTGGACGCGAGCCACCGCAACTACAAGGACGCCAACCACAAGCCCGAGATGATCTGCGCGCTGACCCCCTTCGACGGCCTGTGCGGCTTCCGCCCGCCGCTGGAGGCCGCGAAGCTCCTCGACGGCCTCGGCGTGGACTCCCTCAAGCCGTACGTCGACCTCCTCTCGGCCCACCCGGAGGAGGCGGCCCTGCGCGAGGTGCTCACCGCCGTACTGACCGCGGACCGCGCCGAGATGGCCCGTACGGTCGCCGAGGCCGGCGCCGCGATCGAACGCCTCGGTGGCGCGTACGCCCCGTACGCCTCGCTCGTCCACCACTTCCCGGGCGACCCGGGTGTGATCGCGGCGATGCTCCTCAACCACGTACGACTCCAGCCGGGCGAGGCCATGTTCCTCGGCGCCGGCGTCCCGCACGCCTACATCGAGGGCCTCGGCGTGGAGCTGCTGGCCAACTCCGACAACGTGCTGCGCGCCGGGCTCACCCCCAAGCACGTGGACGTGCCCGAGCTCCTGAGGGTCGTACGGTTCGAGCCGGGCGACCCGGCCGTGCAGCGCCCCGAGGGCAACGGCGAGGAGGTCTACGAGACCCCCATCGACGAATTCCGGCTCTCCCGCTTCGCCCTGGCCCCCGGCGCGGCCCCGCACCCGCTCCCGGACGCCGCCCCGCAGATCCTGCTCTGCACCGCGGGACGGCCCAAGGCCGGCGAAGTGACGCTGGCCCCCGGGGAGTCGGTCTTCGTCCCGGCGGGCGAAAAGGTCGAACTGTCCGGAACGGGCACCATCTTCCGCGCCACCGTCTCCCTCTGAGGTGGCGCCCGGGGCCACGGCTGCAACAATGTGCCGCCGTGGCGCGGCGCTTCCGTCAGGGTCGCCGTACTGAGGAAGGGACTTCAAGAAACCCATGAGCGCGTCGGGCGGTACCAGGGCGATCGTGGCGGCACTCGCCGCCAACCTCGCCATCGCTGCAGCCAAGTTCGTGGCCTTCGTCTTCAGCGGCTCCTCGTCGATGCTCGCGGAAAGCGTCCACTCGCTGGCGGACTCCGGCAACCAGGGGCTCCTGCTCCTCGGCGGCAAGAAGGCCCAGCGCGAAGCCACGCCCCAACACCCCTTCGGGTACGGGCGGGAACGCTACATCTACGCCTTCCTGGTCTCCATCGTCCTGTTCACCGTCGGTGGCATGTTCGCCATCTACGAGGGCTACGAGAAGATCAAGGAGCCGCACGAGATCGAGGCCTGGTACTGGCCGATCGGCGTGCTCGTCTTCGCGATCCTCGCCGAGGGCTTCTCGTTCAAGACGGCGATCAAGGAGTCGAACGAGCTGCGCGGCAAGCAGACCTGGGGCCAGTTCATCAAGCGGGCCAAGGCCCCCGAACTCCCGGTCGTCCTCCTCGAAGACGCCGGCGCCCTCGTCGGTCTCGTCCTCGCCCTGGCGGGCGTCGGCCTCGCCCTCGCCACCGGCAACGGCATCTGGGACGGCATCGGCACGCTCTGCATCGGCGTCCTGCTGATCGTCATCGCCCTCGTGCTCGCCGCCGAGACCAAGTCCCTGCTGCTCGGTGAGGCCGCGGGCCCCGAGCAGGTCGAGAAGATCCTGGCGGCCGCCGTCGACGGCGACGTCGTCACCCGCGTGATTCACATGCGTACCCTGCACCTCGGGCCGGAGGAGCTCCTGGTGGCCGCCAAGATCGCCGTCCAGCACGACGACACGGCCACCGAGGTGGCCAACGCCATCGACGCCGCCGAGGCCCGTATCCGCGAGGCCGTCCCGATCGCCCGGGTGATCTACCTGGAGCCGGACATCTACCACGCCGAAGGCGGGCGGCCCGAAGCCGGTCCCCGCAAGAGCCTCTGACACCGGCCCTCGCTTCGCCGCCCGTCCCGTCCGCCGTCCCGTTCGCCGTCTTGTTCCCCGTCCCACTGGGGTCCACCGCACTGATCGGGTAGATTCGTCATCAGTGTCAGGCGTCGCTGCTGATGGCGGTCGGGCGGTCCTTGCGGCCGGCCGAGGGGAGAGAGGGCCCCCGACGGACTGTGCTCAGTGCTCTGGTGCGCCAGCGCACGGCCCAGCCGTACCCACCCTCTCGAACCATGAGGAGCAGCACCCATGGACTTCAAGGTCGCAGACCTCTCCCTCGCCGCCTTCGGCCGCAAGGAGATCACCCTGGCCGAGCACGAGATGCCGGGCCTGATGTCGATCCGCAAGGAGTACGCCGAGGCGCAGCCGCTGGCCGGCGCCCGCATCACCGGCTCCCTGCACATGACCGTGCAGACCGCCGTGCTCATCGAGACCCTCGTCGCCCTCGGCGCCGACGTCCGCTGGGCCTCGTGCAACATCTTCTCCACCCAGGACCACGCGGCCGCCGCCATCGCCGTCGGCCCGAACGGCACCCCGGAGAACCCGCAGGGCGTCCCCGTCTTCGCCTGGAAGGGCGAGACGCTGGAGGAGTACTGGTGGTGCACGGAGCAGGCGCTGACCTGGCCGAACACCCCCACCGGCGGCCCGAACATGATCCTCGACGACGGTGGTGACGCCACCCTCCTCGTCCACAAGGGCGTCGAGTTCGAGAAGGCCGGCGCGGCCCCCGACCCGGCGACGGCGGACTCCGAGGAGTACGCCCACATCCTCACCCTCCTCAACCGCACCCTCGGCGAGACCCCGCAGAAGTGGACGCAGCTCGCGTCCGAGATCCGCGGTGTGACGGAGGAGACCACGACCGGTGTCCACCGCCTGTACGAGATGATGGCCGAGGGCAACCTGCTGTTCCCGGCGATCAACGTGAACGACGCGGTGACGAAGTCGAAGTTCGACAACAAGTACGGCTGCCGGCACTCGCTGATCGACGGCATCAACCGGGCCACCGACGTGCTGATCGGCGGCAAGGTCGCGGTCGTGTGCGGTTACGGCGACGTCGGCAAGGGCTGTGCGGAGTCGCTGCGCGGCCAGGGCGCGCGGGTGATCGTGACGGAGATCGACCCGATCTGCGCGCTGCAGGCGGCGATGGACGGCTACCAGGTCGCGACGCTGGACGACGTGGTGGAGACCGCGGACATCTTCATCACCACGACCGGCAACAAGGACATCATCATGGCCTCGGACATGGCCAGGATGAAGCACCAGGCGATCGTGGGCAACATCGGTCACTTCGACAACGAGATCGACATGGCCGGTCTGGCGAAGATCGAGGGCATCGTCAAGGACGAGGTCAAGCCGCAGGTCCACACGTGGAAGTTCCCCGACGGCAAGGTCCTGATCGTGCTGTCGGAGGGGCGTCTGCTGAACCTGGGCAACGCGACCGGTCACCCGTCGTTCGTGATGTCGAACTCCTTCGCGGACCAGACGCTGGCCCAGATCGAGCTGTTCACCAAGCCGGAGGAGTACCCGACCGACGTGTACGTGCTGCCCAAGCACCTGGACGAGAAGGTCGCCCGCCTCCACCTCGACGCGCTGGGCGTCAAGCTCACCACCCTGCGCCCGGAGCAGGCCGCCTACATCGGCGTGAAGGTCGAAGGCCCGTACAAGCCCGACCACTACCGCTACTGATCCACCGCTGCCGATCCGCACGGATCTCGCGGCACGCAGCACGCAGCACCCCAGGCAGGCCCCCGGCACACCCGCCGGGGGCCTGCCCCGTACCCGAGACGCCCGCCACCGGGCGCCTCCCCTTCTCCCAGGAAACTGCGCCCATGCCCCGCGGCCGCTACTCGCTCCACGACCCGCACGACCACACCCCGCTCGGCGAGGAGCACTTCCACTGCGCCCCCGGTCCCTCCGGCTGGCGCTACGTCTCCCAGCTGACCGCTCCGAACGGCGACCACCGCGGCTCCGTGGACCTGGCCGTCGACGGACTGGGCCGGCCCATCCGCCTGGAGGTCAACGCAGCCGGCTGGCAGGTCCGCGGCGCCGCGATCGACGGCGTCACCTGGGTCCGCACCGACCCCGCCGGCACCGAAGCCACCGAAGGCAACGTCCACGCGCCGGGCTTCACCGGCACCTCGCCCGCCTTCCTCGTCGCGACCACCCGGCTGCTGCGCCTCACCCCGGGCGCCCCCGCCACGCGCGTACGTCTCGTCGCCCTCACCGACCCGGTCCTGGCACCGCGGACCGTCGACCAGGCCTGGGCCCTGACCGGCCGCACGGAACACGCCACCGACAGCGGCCCGCTCCAGGTGGACGAGTACCGGGTCAGCGCGCTGGACACCGGCGAAGTGCACACCCTGCACATCGCCGGGGACGTGGTCCTGTCCGCCCCCGGCATCGAGCTGGAGCACCTGGAGACCCCGCCCTCCACCTTCGGGGACGTCGGGGAAGGCGGGGACGTCGGGGAATTCGAGGACTGACCGGCTCAGGCGGGCGGCGCGAACCCGGTCCCTCCGCCGCTGGACGCGGGCGGCGCCGTGGGCGGGACGTACGGGGCGGGGGCCGCGTAGGTCATGGGCCCCTGGGCGGGCGGGGTCGCGACGGGGGCCGGGGGAGCGTACGCCGGGGCCGGGGGACCGTACGGCGCGGCGGTCCCGAACGCCTTGGCCGCGTCCCGCGTCTGCCGCTCGTGCACCACCGCCATCAAGAACGCGGCGGCCGGCACCCCGGCCGGCGGCGGAGTCCCCGTCCGCGCCACCACCTCGTCCGCCAGCTTCGCCGCCATCGCGGCGCCCGTCGCCGGGTCCAGCTGGTTCATCCGCGTCAGGTACTGGCGTACCGCCAACCACAACCCGTCCGGCACCCCCGACAGGTCCAGCCCCGAGAACCGCCCGGCCAGCCACGGCGGCGGCGCGGGCACCGGCACCACACGCGCCCCGGGCACGCGCTCCCGTATCACCAGGGTCCCCGCGAACACGTCCCCGAGCCGCCGCCCCCGCTCCGACACCAGCGAGGCGATGCACGCCACCGTCCCGAAGGTCATCTGCAGCTCCACGACCCCCATGGCCCCCCGCACCAGCGCATGCCGGAACCGGATCGGGCCGCCGTCCTCCCGCACCACCCGCAGCCCGCAGGCCAGCTTCCCCAGCGACCGGCCGTGGCTCAACGTCTCCACCGCGATCGGCACACCGACCAGCACCAGCACGAACATGCCCACCTGCACGGCCGCCCGCGCCGCCTCGTCCAGCGAAGCCGTCGCGAACACCACCCCGAGCGACACGACCAGGTACCCGACGACGTAGACGACCGCGTCCAGCATGACCGCCAGCGCCCGGCTCGGCAGTCTCGCCGGCCGCAACCCCAGGACGACCGCGTCCCCCGTCACCAGATCGCTCACTGATGCGCACCCTTCCCATGACCTGACTGA
This Streptomyces sp. NBC_00539 DNA region includes the following protein-coding sequences:
- a CDS encoding SIS domain-containing protein, translating into MLDESILDAPEELALADRRGLLRGAAEAGARVRTAARHATEAGLGDLRPEGRPRAVLIAGPGTAATGVADLLGALAGASAPVARLHPTGVAHAAGALRWTLPGWAGPVDLLLIATTDGTEPGLAVLAEQAYRRGCTVVAVAPERSPLNEAVDGAHGVLVPMAKAPYQEYDESAAAGPGALWALLTPLLVLLDKVGLIDAAPGSLQLVADRLDRTAERCGPAIATYSNPAKTLATELADSLPLIWSEGAAAGPAGRRFAATLAELAGRPALSAELPEALPAHGVLLAGAFAAGADPDDFFRDRVEEPQALHARVVLLRDRPTGGLSAAPAARELALSHDTAISELEPEAGGELEQLAELLAVTDFATAYLALASRAHG
- a CDS encoding cation diffusion facilitator family transporter; translated protein: MSASGGTRAIVAALAANLAIAAAKFVAFVFSGSSSMLAESVHSLADSGNQGLLLLGGKKAQREATPQHPFGYGRERYIYAFLVSIVLFTVGGMFAIYEGYEKIKEPHEIEAWYWPIGVLVFAILAEGFSFKTAIKESNELRGKQTWGQFIKRAKAPELPVVLLEDAGALVGLVLALAGVGLALATGNGIWDGIGTLCIGVLLIVIALVLAAETKSLLLGEAAGPEQVEKILAAAVDGDVVTRVIHMRTLHLGPEELLVAAKIAVQHDDTATEVANAIDAAEARIREAVPIARVIYLEPDIYHAEGGRPEAGPRKSL
- a CDS encoding phosphomannomutase/phosphoglucomutase, whose product is MAADLSNIVKAYDVRGVVPDEWDEPLAELFGAAFVEVTAATAIVVGHDMRPSSPGLSAAFARGAAARGVDVTLIGLCSTDQLYYASGKLDLPGAMFTASHNPAQYNGIKLCRAGAAPVGQDTGLATIRELAEKWSDEGAPEIPAGTVAGTITEQDTLTGYAEHLKSLVDLRGIRPLKVVVDAGNGMGGHTVPTVFEGLPLELVPMYFELDGTFPNHEANPLDPKNIVDLQARVKAEGADLGLAFDGDADRCFVVDERGEGVSPSAITALVAARELARNGGSGVVIHNLITSWSVPEVVKENGGTPVRTRVGHSFIKQEMATSGAIFGGEHSAHYYFKDFWNADTGMLAALHVLAALGGQDGTLSELVSSYDRYVGSGEINSTVADQAARTAAVKDVYAPQDGVSVDELDGLTVTTADWWFNLRPSNTEPLLRLNVEARDLATLAKVRDEVLALVRA
- the ahcY gene encoding adenosylhomocysteinase → MDFKVADLSLAAFGRKEITLAEHEMPGLMSIRKEYAEAQPLAGARITGSLHMTVQTAVLIETLVALGADVRWASCNIFSTQDHAAAAIAVGPNGTPENPQGVPVFAWKGETLEEYWWCTEQALTWPNTPTGGPNMILDDGGDATLLVHKGVEFEKAGAAPDPATADSEEYAHILTLLNRTLGETPQKWTQLASEIRGVTEETTTGVHRLYEMMAEGNLLFPAINVNDAVTKSKFDNKYGCRHSLIDGINRATDVLIGGKVAVVCGYGDVGKGCAESLRGQGARVIVTEIDPICALQAAMDGYQVATLDDVVETADIFITTTGNKDIIMASDMARMKHQAIVGNIGHFDNEIDMAGLAKIEGIVKDEVKPQVHTWKFPDGKVLIVLSEGRLLNLGNATGHPSFVMSNSFADQTLAQIELFTKPEEYPTDVYVLPKHLDEKVARLHLDALGVKLTTLRPEQAAYIGVKVEGPYKPDHYRY
- the manA gene encoding mannose-6-phosphate isomerase, class I; the encoded protein is MDRLTNPIRPYAWGSTTAIPALLGVEPTGEPQAEMWMGAHPGAPSRLDRGAGETTLAEVIAADPERELGAAAVAKFGPHLPFLLKILAAGAPLSLQVHPDLAQAKEGFADEERRGIPVDASHRNYKDANHKPEMICALTPFDGLCGFRPPLEAAKLLDGLGVDSLKPYVDLLSAHPEEAALREVLTAVLTADRAEMARTVAEAGAAIERLGGAYAPYASLVHHFPGDPGVIAAMLLNHVRLQPGEAMFLGAGVPHAYIEGLGVELLANSDNVLRAGLTPKHVDVPELLRVVRFEPGDPAVQRPEGNGEEVYETPIDEFRLSRFALAPGAAPHPLPDAAPQILLCTAGRPKAGEVTLAPGESVFVPAGEKVELSGTGTIFRATVSL
- a CDS encoding RDD family protein codes for the protein MSDLVTGDAVVLGLRPARLPSRALAVMLDAVVYVVGYLVVSLGVVFATASLDEAARAAVQVGMFVLVLVGVPIAVETLSHGRSLGKLACGLRVVREDGGPIRFRHALVRGAMGVVELQMTFGTVACIASLVSERGRRLGDVFAGTLVIRERVPGARVVPVPAPPPWLAGRFSGLDLSGVPDGLWLAVRQYLTRMNQLDPATGAAMAAKLADEVVARTGTPPPAGVPAAAFLMAVVHERQTRDAAKAFGTAAPYGPPAPAYAPPAPVATPPAQGPMTYAAPAPYVPPTAPPASSGGGTGFAPPA
- a CDS encoding Trm112 family protein, which produces MPLEAGLLEILACPACHSPLEDKSADADAPELICTGQDCGLAYPVRDGIPVLLVDEARRPA